The Megalops cyprinoides isolate fMegCyp1 chromosome 10, fMegCyp1.pri, whole genome shotgun sequence genome window below encodes:
- the LOC118784388 gene encoding uncharacterized protein LOC118784388, with protein MEGGAMETATRPISEQKSAEGGVFMTKQPELSTPQKTAPGSAPQGVEGEIKMGEMRESPSVRKEIAAKKDRLEPLKIDMTKLVPVPPTSAQLSLQCLECHIIFSDHKSKERHLKLSHPAEYEQCMLGDALFACYVCDRHFTCSSELMVHQRAHTEKRPFKCPICGEAFRRSSELTLHKKVHFGAHGYTCSDCGKPCKTLTLLKYHRRTHTGERPYVCKECGKRFSMSKALQKHLLTHSQGETEGVSGGTVLLSAAAGTAHVDKLLSHPAAAQGKPEVTFSCSLCNVTFKTAKTRQQHMKLKHSPGRDTTHNSLAAKVNQNVGQPVETKTEAHEPAQHTETFGPGQALQQIETLGQEQMQELIDTLGQEQLGDSIAKMGHEPLQLQTETTAREKTETQTTETEETQGQIETLELEQIPEQVKTLGPGQTQGDVKTLESVQTEGQSKTGDVEQTQLQIETLTLELTQGQMGTMVLQQTQGHVQMQLEQSNEQLKAIELGETHLHVNTLVLEQTHPEMGTVELELTPVQMETLELEQTQVHVETVALELTPVQMETLGLDQTQAQIETMQLEQTQNQTETLEQVEKRSLKERKAEEERPQQIEAEEHGETCHKLEPMQQVSDKSLGQKEQTSTQTQQMNKPISLSSIQAKGPEQNASHHHESQPHRVQFPHLPKHPEDAHIQQLHQEKQMPMRSVAEFVKGGHRTQSKKKMEGQLTKHSQPTEREREFLGLRRQEKEPTQHPETRLKAKHTKHSRVKKDRLIVRFVPPEKVKHSSKQKPLPTNQVQQKDGQGHKLQKMQVAPQKLQLQQKAAKEKKVKKQENLRKIVKTQTLLQEKMLHREVQQMPKFKEQKQTPLQRKKEQTPKGATGQRQPEPASPQIQKQKKQAQMSRKVQLKKKEEEMPPKKKLKRKQEKAKGYNKLQSCIPEDKEQQSLLLLKGHKQPQLKVHKLDPSKTQGQPQQPLPGQSQMGKPQKKQQKVIKGQQQKTRTNRKQQKLARQPKTNKQQVAPPLPAQVSPSSTSVVQIKSKTSRKRKAPSNGVAETALGSPHARRALGCEHCGERFSEVAALEEHLTAAHPFGIRRGECDSNGNVCSDSSRIEGETALGLCARMLSQQTSDEQLDLTSLREPEVGKTLALPSPGVSCLQNREGEGVKVIGVAALGSELSLTLDPIQTQKSSDVVLGSTIHPDHFGMRAATDWDMEVEMGEIGLGDRVERVSFPALNPSPSLSLGPACLESEGKEGGEINGESLTETTPKVTSGLRPKSGHLQESKAQQGEELNEFMKSSKNCVEEISRERVLSGTEHRESCVPLDGSPLPLPSAHSTSLNKSKSSQAKPPGIQNQNRSPYPSPTRQLQNVQQLETTTKEGRVEGRRFEEKNKSDGKTSSTETSGGLQLLTSGPELQRVTEEEIKEELLLDVDIVTVGDQNVEDNTEADSLAFDSISQASHTASCQLQVETTQSSQHKSGETPTFPAQAENQDFRASVNIEVIPSEIKQEEEEVEVERREGGRRRDSAGRSRRGRGGHQRGGKRSPGGWRSQA; from the exons ATGGAGGGAGGAGCCATGGAGACAGCAACCAGGCCAATCAGTGAGCAGAAGTCTGCAGAGGGAGGTGTGTTCATGACAAAGCAGCCAGAGCTCAGCACCCCCCAGAAGACTGCACCTGGCTCAGCACCACAGGGTGTGGAAGGAGAGATAAAGATGGGAGAAATGCGTGAAAGTCCGTCTGTCAGAAAGGAGATTGCAGCAAAGAAAGACAGACTGGAGCCACTGAAGATAGATATGACCAAGCTTGTCCCAGTTCCTCCCACCT CAGCCCAGCTCTCCCTGCAGTGTCTGGAATGCCACATCATCTTCAGCGACCACAAGAGCAAGGAGCGTCACCTCAAGCTGAGCCACCCGGCTGAGTAcgagcagtgcatgctgggagatgcCCTTTTCGCCTGCTATGTCTGCGACCGCCACTTCACCTGCTCCAGCGAGCTCATGGTGCACCAGCGGGCCCACACCGAGAAGCGGCCCTTCAAGTGCCCCATTTGCGGCGAGGCCTTTCGCAGGTCGTCTGAGCTGACCCTCCACAAGAAGGTCCACTTCGGCGCGCACGGGTACACCTGCTCAGACTGCGGGAAGCCCTGCAAGACCCTGACCTTGCTGAAGTATCACCGGCGCACGCACACCGGGGAGAGGCCCTACGTGTGCAAAGAATGCGGCAAGAGGTTCAGCATGTCCAAGGCCCTCCAGAAGCACCTGCTCACGCACTCACAGGGAGAAACGGAGGGGGTCAGCGGAGGGACTGTGCTCCTGAGCGCCGCCGCTGGCACCGCCCACGTTGATAagctcctctctcaccctgccgCTGCACAGG GTAAACCTGAGGTAACCTTCTCATGCTCCCTGTGCAATGTGACCTTCAAGACTGCGAAGACGCGGCAGCAGCACATGAAACTGAAGCATTCGCCGGGCAGAGACACGACACACAACAGCCTCGCAGCGAAAGTGAATCAAAACGTGGGTCAGCCGGTGGAAACCAAGACAGAGGCGCATGAACCAGCACAGCACACGGAGACATTTGGACCAGGGCAGGCATTACAGCAGATAGAAACACTGGGGCAGGAACAAATGCAGGAACTAATTGACACCCTCGGGCAAGAACAGCTGGGGGACAGTATAGCTAAAATGGGGCATGAACCGTTACAGCTACAGACAGAAACAACTGCCCGAGAAaagactgaaacacagacaacagagacagaagagacacAGGGTCAAATTGAAACTTTGGAACTAGAGCAGATACCGGAACAGGTGAAAACGTTGGGACcaggacagacacagggagacgTCAAAACGTTGGAATCGGTACAGACAGAAGGTCAGAGTAAGACGGGTGATGTGGAGCAGACACAGTTGCAGATAGAAACACTGACATTAGAACTGACCCAAGGGCAGATGGGGACTATGGTTCTCCAGCAGACGCAAGGACATGTGCAGATGCAGCTGGAGCAATCGAATGAACAGTTAAAGGCAATTGAACTTGGAGagacacatttacatgtgaatACATTGGTTCTAGAACAGACACATCCAGAGATGGGAACGGTTGAATTAGAACTGACACCGGTGCAGATGGAAACTTTGGAACTAGAGCAGACACAGGTCCACGTGGAAACAGTAGCATTAGAACTGACACCGGTTCAGATGGAAACATTGGGACTAGatcagacacaggcacagattGAAACAATGCAGTTAGAGCAAACACAAAACcagacagagacactggagCAAGTGGAGAAACGGTCACTaaaagagaggaaagcagaggaggagaggccaCAACAAATAGAGGCAGAAGAGCATGGAGAAACCTGTCATAAACTTGAACCTATGCAACAAGTATCAGACAAGAGTCTTGGACAGAAAGAGCAaacatcaacacaaacacaacaaatgaaTAAGCCAATCAGTCTGTCTTCAATTCAAGCAAAGGGACCAGAGCAGAATGCATCTCATCACCATGAAAGCCAGCCGCACAGAGTACAATTCCCGCATTTACCCAAGCATCCAGAAGATGCACATATACAACAGTTGCATCAAGAGAAGCAGATGCCCATGCGTTCTGTGGCAGAATTTGTGAAAGGAGGTCATCGAAcacaatcaaagaaaaaaatggaagggCAGTTAACTAAGCATTCCCAACCAACAGAGCGTGAGAGAGAATTCCTCGGACTTAGACGACAGGAAAAAGAGCCAACGCAACACCCTGAGACTCGGCTGAAAGCGaaacacacaaagcattcaCGGGTGAAGAAGGACCGCCTCATTGTGCGGTTTGTACCACCAGAGAAAGTAAAACACTCCTCGAAACAGAAGCCTCTGCCGACAAACCAGGTGCAGCAAAAAGATGGACAAGGCCACAAACTACAAAAAATGCAAGTCGCACCACAAAAACTGCAGTTGCAGCAAAAAGCTGCGAAGGAAAAGAAGgtaaagaaacaagaaaatctCAGAAAAATAGTCAAGACTCAGACTTTACTGCAGGAGAAGATGTTGCATCGTGAAGTTCAACAAATGCCAAAattcaaagaacaaaaacaaacgcCGCTACAAAGGAAGAAAGAGCAAACGCCGAAAGGTGCGACGGGTCAGAGGCAGCCTGAGCCAGCGTCACCACAgattcaaaaacagaaaaagcaagcGCAGATGTCGCGAAAAGTGCAGCtgaagaaaaaggaggaggaaatgcCACCTAAAAAGAAGCTAAAGAGGAAACAAGAGAAAGCGAAGGGATACAATAAGCTCCAGAGTTGCATCCCAGAAGATAAAGAGCAGCAatctctgctgttgctgaaggGACATAAACAGCCGCAGCTCAAGGTTCACAAATTGGATCCCAGTAAGACCCAAGGGCAGCCACAACAGCCACTGCCTGGCCAGTCTCAAATGGGCAAACCccagaaaaaacaacagaaggtCATAAAAGGTCAACAGCAGAAGACGAGAACAAATCGGAAACAGCAAAAGCTTGCAAGgcagccaaaaacaaacaaacagcaggttGCACCACCTCTTCCTGCCCAGGTGTCCCCCTCTTCTACATCTGTCGTACAGATTAAGTCCAAGACCAGTCGCAAGCGTAAGGCCCCTTCGAATGGCGTGGCTGAAACAGCCTTGGGGTCCCCACATGCTCGGCGAGCACTTGGGTGTGAACACTGTGGGGAGAGGTTTTCTGAGGTCGCAGCCTTAGAGGAGCATTTGACAGCCGCACACCCTTTTGGGATCAGGCGCGGTGAATGTGATTCAAATGGAAATGTATGTAGCGATAGCTCAAGGATAGAAGGGGAAACGGCTCTGGGTCTTTGTGCAAGAATGTTGAGCCAGCAAACATCGGATGAACAGCTGGATTTAACAAGTTTGCGTGAACCTGAAGTGGGGAAAACACTTGCTCTGCCAAGTCCAGGAGTAAGCTGCTTACAAAACcgagaaggggagggggtaaAAGTCATTGGGGTGGCTGCTTTGGGTTCAGAGCTTAGTCTGACATTAGATCCCATCCAGACACAAAAGTCAAGTGATGTAGTGCTGGGAAGCACAATACACCCAGATCATTTTGGAATGCGAGCTGCAACAGATTGGGATATGGAGGTAGAAATGGGGGAGATTGGATTAGGAGATAGGGTGGAGCGAGTGTCTTTCCCAGCTCTGAACCCTTCCCCTTCTTTGTCTCTTGGTCCTGCGTGCTTGGAAAGTGAAGGTAAAGAAGGAGGAGAAATCAATGGGGAGAGCCTTACAGAAACTACGCCAAAGGTTACTTCAGGCTTGCGTCCAAAAAGTGGACATTTACAGGAATCAAAAGCACAGCAAGGGGAGGAGCTGAATGAATTCATGAAGAGCTCAAAGAATTGTGTGGAAGAGATTAGTCGAGAAAGAGTACTGAGTGGAACAGAGCATAGAGAAAGTTGTGTGCCACTGGATGGATCTCCATTGCCTCTCCCTTCTGCACACAGCACCTCTCTGAATAAATCTAAATCTAGCCAAGCGAAACCACCAGGTATCCAAAATCAGAACCGCTCACCATATCCCTCACCCACAAGACAACTCCAAAACGTTCAGCAATTGGAAACCACTACAAAAGAGGGACGAGTGGAGGGAAGGAGatttgaagagaaaaacaagtcTGATGGCAAGACATCATCAACGGAGACCTCCGGTGGTCTCCAGCTTCTTACGTCTGGTCCTGAACTCCAAAgagtcacagaggaggagaTCAAAGAGGAGCTGCTTCTTGACGTGGACATAGTCACTGTTGGAGACCAAAATGTGGAGGACAACACAGAGGCCGATAGTCTTGCATTTGACAGCATTTCACAAGCTAGTCATACTGCTTCCTGCCAATTGCAAGTAGAAACAACCCAGTCAAGTCAACATAAAAGTGGAGAGACCCCTACTTTTCCTGCTCAAGCTGAGAATCAAGACTTCAGAGCATCTGTAAATATAGAAGTAATACCCTCTGAAATCAagcaagaagaggaagaggtggaagtggagagaagagaaggaggaagacGGAGGGACAGTGCAGGGAGGAGcagaagagggaggggtggacaccagagaggagggaaaaggag CCCAGGAGGATGGAGGTCCCAGGCGTGA